From a region of the Dictyostelium discoideum AX4 chromosome 2 chromosome, whole genome shotgun sequence genome:
- a CDS encoding hypothetical protein (Similar to Mus musculus (Mouse). DNA segment, Chr 11, Wayne state University 80, expressed), translating into MKSFFEITGENGDTPTTSYLFSDSDRYFFDCGEGFQKFTKGRPNITLGKVKSLFITKLTWDCIGGLIGLFLTLAEYNIKIKVYGPKGLHKLFTSSREFQYSLNVEIHEIDTNKVQIIKDELFIFYTLPIFKSINNNNNQNENEIKESIIDEIGLPKLTYYGKKPNFNQEIIENYQEPIVCYIGKTKDFRGKFYPEKAEALGVPKGIAYKHLQDGNSVLNKDGITITPDQVMQPSVKGTKIAVIRCPSLDYLDSLLTHTHLFKDIHVVNHITPQSVLTNDKYIKFMETITNQSLNIGGGVGGDGVGCSTKHIIVNEENCERSSGCLSSDLQISKLRKFIPQLFPINDENIQRKQLPIDLKNSKILNTTNIIPCKDATHITIGPPQNAGEIQFLPMFLNNSINNNSSSNNNNNNNEDIINNNDEIIEEFINTKQGRIFKNQLDEKIKEIELDCDKVCFPKILFTGTGSSIPSKYRNVTGNFITLKDGSNLLLDAGESTFGQLYRFFGPIEIKKQLVNLKMIWISHLHADHHLGIPNLLEKRQQYSKELGMVDSTIKPLVIIGPNSIIQWIKELSSIIQMNFIGITIGKETEEFYEICQSLDIKCVTMVPVIHCNFAFGIVIEWNDGFKLTYSGDTRPCKFLSEMGKHSSVQIHEATFEDEKRNDAISKRHSTVGEALEVGRNMNCKFSLLTHFSQRYPNLKMGTYKDTNYGLAIDLLQIAPYQYPLVYRMIEPFSLLFEDEAQKKFDRKQQVIQQTLIQNPNKKFKAAKQPDDTIDPLEKDSKRLERYQRKYKKVDSNLPAYLFNIISKSLSKIENTFDDLNNQPQIDDNDDF; encoded by the coding sequence atgaaatcattttttgaaattacaggtgaaaatggtgatacaccaacaacaagttatttattttcagatTCAGATcgatatttttttgattgtggtgaaggatttcaaaaatttacaaaaggTAGACCAAATATAACATTAGGTAAAGTGAAATCATTATTCATTACTAAACTTACATGGGATTGTATTGGTggtttaattggtttatttttaacattagcagaatataatattaaaattaaagtttatGGTCCAAAAGGTTTacataaattatttacatcATCAAGAGAATTTCAATATTCattaaatgttgaaattCATGAAATTGATACAAATAAAgttcaaattattaaagatgaattatttatattttatactttaccaatttttaaatcaataaataataataataatcagaatgaaaatgaaattaaagaatcaataattgatgaaattgggTTACCAAAATTAACATATTATGGAAAGAAGCCAAATTTTAATCaagaaataattgaaaattatcaAGAACCAATTGTATGTTATATTGGTAAAACTAAAGATTTTAGAGGAAAGTTTTATCCAGAGAAGGCTGAAGCATTGGGTGTACCAAAAGGTATTGCATATAAACATTTACAAGATGGTAATTCAGTATTGAATAAAGATGGTATAACAATTACACCAGATCAAGTTATGCAACCATCAGTTAAAGGAACTAAAATCGCTGTTATTAGATGTCCATCATTAGATTACTTGGATAGTTTATTAACACATActcatttatttaaagatattcATGTAGTTAATCATATTACACCACAATCTGTATTaacaaatgataaatatattaaatttatggaaacaattacaaatcaATCACTAaatattggtggtggtgttggtggtgatggtgttggTTGTAGTACTAAACATATAATTgtaaatgaagaaaattgTGAAAGATCATCAGGTTGTTTATCATCTGATcttcaaatttcaaaattaagaaaattcATACCACAATTATTCCcaattaatgatgaaaatattcAACGTAAacaattaccaattgatttaaaaaattcaaaaattttaaatacaacAAATATTATACCATGTAAAGATGCAACACATATAACAATTGGACCACCACAAAATGCTGgtgaaattcaatttttaccaatgtttttaaataatagtataaataataatagtagtagtaataataataataataataatgaagatattattaataataatgatgaaattattgaagaatttataaatacaaaacaaggtagaatatttaaaaatcaattagatgaaaaaattaaagagatTGAACTTGATTGTGATAAAGTTTGTTTTccaaagattttatttacaGGTACAGGTTCATCAATTCCAAGTAAATATAGAAATGTAACAGGTAATTTTATAACATTAAAAGATGgtagtaatttattattggatGCAGGTGAGAGTACATTTGGTCAATTGTATCGTTTCTTTGgtccaattgaaattaagaAACAGTTGGTTAATTTAAAGATGATTTGGATTTCACATTTACATGCTGATCATCATTTAGGTATACCAAATCTATTGGAAAAGAGACAACAATATTCAAAAGAATTAGGAATGGTTGACTCGACCATTAAACCATTGGTTATCATTGGTCCAAACTCAATAATTCAATGGATTAAAGAGTTATCATCAATCATTCAAATGAATTTCATTGGTATTACAATTGGTAAGGAGACTGAGGAATTCTATGAAATTTGTCAATCGTTGGATATTAAATGTGTGACAATGGTGCCTGTAATTCATTGTAATTTCGCATTTGGCATTGTCATTGAATGGAATGACGGTTTTAAATTAACTTATTCCGGTGATACTCGTCCTTGTAAATTCTTATCGGAAATGGGTAAACATTCATCGGTTCAAATCCACGAAGCTACCTTTGAAGATGAGAAACGAAATGATGCAATCTCTAAAAGACATTCAACAGTTGGTGAAGCATTGGAAGTTGGTAGAAATATGAATTGTAAATTCTCATTGTTAACTCATTTCAGTCAACGttatccaaatttaaaaatgggaACTTATAAAGATACAAATTATGGCTTAGCAATTGATTTACTTCAAATAGCTCCTTATCAATATCCCTTGGTCTATAGAATGATTGAACCATTCTCTTTACTATTTGAAGATGAAGCTCAAAAGAAATTCGATAGAAAACAACAAGTTATTCAACAAACTCTAATTCaaaatccaaataaaaaattcaaagcTGCAAAACAACCTGATGACACTATTGATCCTTTAGAAAAGGATTCAAAAAGATTAGAAAGGTATcaaagaaaatataaaaaggttgattcaaatttaccagcttatttatttaatatcatctcaaaatctttatcaaaaattgaaaatacttttgatgatttaaataatcaaccacaaattgatgataatgatgatttctaa